The Ipomoea triloba cultivar NCNSP0323 chromosome 13, ASM357664v1 genomic interval CTGTGAGTGTCGTCCGGGGATGGATTTGGAATTTAGCAATGCCACAGCGAGGTAAATAACGGGAACCTTAAGGGGCAATtatggaagaaaaagaaagtgaTACAAGAGAGGTATAAACTCGGCCAATAGATTCACTTGCACGGAACACCGCCGTGGTTtcacatctctctttctctctctttttttttttttttctgaatttgCCTTCTTTATAATCCCCATTTGTCATTTCTCCCAAGATCCCTCACTTCTCCGAAGACCATTTCAAGCGAGCAATCAAGAACACAAGggaaaaaaaagtgagaaaTGGAGTCCCCTACAGTAGCAGCAAGAAGAAAGCATTGTTTCATGGAAGAAGACGATGGGCTTGCCTCCATAGTCCCAGATATGGAGGCCGCCTTTCCTGCAAATCATAACAATAACAGTAATCTCATCTCCAGGCCGCTCTATTTACCGAGGAGGATAAGCAGCTTCATAaacctctcttcttcttcttctcctagCCCTAGATATGGCGGTGGAAGATTTGAAGAGGCGGTGCCGCCCCACCCACATTTCTTGGACTCTTGTTTTCTCTGCAGAAAGCCCCTGGGCAACAGGGACATCTTCATGTACAGGTTTGTTCATTCAAGatcaaattgaatcatgtgcgtCATCCAACTAAAAaccaactaaaagtttaagctgaCAGTTGaactgtacatttatgtttatattatatttatgctcacagaTCTCTCCTTTTCTGGGTTAAAATTTCATGAATCTTTATGGATTTGGCCTTTACTGGTCTCTGTCCAAGTTACTGGGTGTTAGACTTGGCCTCTATCGGCTTTTGGGCAACACTTTTATTGGTTTGTATTAAGATGTATAGAAAAAAGATGTGATTTTTATGGTGGGTGGATTTGCAGAGGGGACACACCGTTCTGCAGTGAAGAGTGCAGGCAAGAACAGATAGAGATGGATGAAGCAAAGGAGAAAAGATGGAATCTTTCTGCTTCCATGAAAGCAGCCAGCTTGAGGAACAAGGATCAGAACAGAACATCTTCTTCCCCTACAAAAACCTCTGCACAAGGCTACACTTTGGGCACTGTTGCTGCTGCCTAACTATATCatacaaatcaataaaatt includes:
- the LOC116001637 gene encoding FCS-Like Zinc finger 1-like, giving the protein MESPTVAARRKHCFMEEDDGLASIVPDMEAAFPANHNNNSNLISRPLYLPRRISSFINLSSSSSPSPRYGGGRFEEAVPPHPHFLDSCFLCRKPLGNRDIFMYRGDTPFCSEECRQEQIEMDEAKEKRWNLSASMKAASLRNKDQNRTSSSPTKTSAQGYTLGTVAAA